The sequence GCTAGAAAGCCGGGGTGGCGATCGGGTCGCCGACTCAGAAGACCCCACCCCAGCGTTGCCCCTCCAGTCAGACTAGGGCCAGCGGTGAGGGGTTGAGGAGTATGGGGGCAGGGTTAGGTACTTTCTACCCTTGGGGAGCGAACCTTGGCAACCTGGCCTCAGCCCTATGGTTTTCGCACTCTAAGTCTAGGGATAAGAACACCAATCACTCCAGCCGCCGGGGTAAAGCTTGGCCATAGGACGACCAGCAACCGTTTGGCTGAGCAAGTTAACGCAGGCTGTCACCCCCGAGCCGCAGTAGACGATCACCTCTTCGGCCTCATCTATATCGGCCCAGTGTTGGGCTAAGGTCGCTGGCGATTTCATCAGGCCATTGGTCTCAGAAACGTCTTGCCAAAAGTAGTTCACCGCGCCAGGAATGCTTCCCGCTACGGGGTCGATAGGTTCAACCTCGCCACGGTAGCGTTCGGGCGATCGCGAGTCAATCAGCATCACCCCCTCGTCATCTTTACGGCGGCGCACGGTGTCAATATCGACAATCCAGTCGGCGCGGGGCGCAGGCACAAAGCAGCCAGTTCGGGGCATAGGCCTTTCTGAACTGGTGGGATAGCCCCCCTGCACCCACCCCGACCAGCCGCCATCGAGCACGGCGACGTCGTCATGGCCCAAGTAGCGCAGTAGCCACCAAAGCCGGGCGGCAAAGGCAAACCGTGAATCATCGTAGGCGACCACCAGAGTAGCCCCTGGCCCTTCCGATACCACACCCATAGCTGTGAGCCGATCGCTAAAGGTATTGAAGTCAGGCAGGGGATGACGACCGCCGTGGGCCTGCACCGAGCTAGACATAGCCTGGTTGAGGTCTAAATACCAGGCACCGGCAATGTGGCTATCGGCATACTGGTGCTGCCCCTGGGTGGGGTCAGCCAGAGCAAAGCGACAGTCCACCACCACTACCCTGGGGTCGTCTAAGTGATGGGCTAGCCAGTCCGCCGTGACTAGGTTGCGAGTATAGGTCATAGGGCAAGGGCAATGGGTCTAGAGAGGTTTCATCGCTGTTTGGCAGCTAGCCGCAGCTATCTCAAAGAGGGGATAGCGTTGCTTTATAGAAGTAGGGTATAAGGTTGCTGAACTGGCAACACGCATCGAGCATGAAGCTGGCCGTGGTGGGATATCAATATTCCACTAGTTTAGGTTCAATTTTTTAATCCGCAGACTATTAAGTCATCGAGGCGTAGGTCATGGTGATAGACCCTCAATTGAGTACTGAGGTGAAAGCGGCGACGGGCTGGGTTATGGCCCTCAGCCTGGGTTTAATGCTGTTAGGAGTGGTGGCAATTCTGATGCCCGGAGTTGCCCTTACCGTTTTCACCGCTGCGATCGGGTGGCTGGTGTTGGTGAGCGGCATTTTACAGATTGTTCAGGCCTTTAAGGCCCAACCCCTTAAGGGCCTATGGCTAAACCTGGTGGTCGGTGCTCTCTACGTCATCGCTGGGTTGTATATCGGGTTTAACCCAGTTAAGTCGGCGGTGGTGTTTGCTTTTGCCTTGGGCCTATTGTTTATTGCTGAGGGCTTTTTCACCATTGCCATGGCCTTTGTTTACCGAGTGGGGCACAAGCTGTCGTGGTTTGTGGCGATCAACGGCATTCTCACGCTAATTTTGGGCATTTTGGTCTTTAACCGATGGCCCTTCGGTGCGATGTGGCTCATTGGGTTATACGTTGGGATTAGCCTACTGTTGAGCGGGGGTTCACTACTGAGTGCTGCCCTAGCTACCCGCAAAACCCTCACCTAACCCGTTACCCATGCCTAGGCCATACCTTCTGTTTACACAGCACGGCTGGGCTGATACCAACCAGTCGATGATGGCGTTGGCTACTGCTCTCACCGCCAAGGACGAGGCGCAGATCATGGCCCCCTGTTTAGACTACGCCATGACCTGGCTGCGGATAGCTCCTCTGATTGATCAGGTTGAGACTCTGGCGACAGCTACTCTGGCCCAGCAGCCCGAGCTACCCCTGCGCATTGTGGGCCACTCCATGGGCGGGTTGATTTGGCTAGAGGTGCTCAATCGCCATCCAGACTGGTGGGACCGGGTCGATTTTTTGGTGCTGGTCGCTTCTCCGGTGGGCGGGGCAGACCTGGGCCGCATTTTAGACCCGCTCAAGGTGGGGCTGGGAGTTGCCGCTGACCTGGGCAAAGACCGCCGCCCCCTAGCAGGCCGCATTGCCGCTGCCATCAACACCTTGACCATCGCCGGAGACATTGATGGTGGTAGCGACGGCACGATTACGGTAGAGAGCACTCGGGTACCCAATGCCCAATTTGTCTATTTACCAGGGCTGAGCCACGCAGCGATGCGCTGTCATCCCCAGGTGATTGAGCACATTCAGGATTTTTGGGCAGGGAAGCGGCTGAGTGAACCGCTGATACCGCACCCCCTGGTCAACCGGCTACGCCAAATACCGGGCATGACCGATGCCCATCTGCGTGACTTTGCCCGGTCTACCCCCTGGCACACCTTTACCGACGGCACTAGCATTCACCTGTGGCGTAGCCCCTTTGGCATTGATCATGTCTTCCTTGCATCAGCCCAGGGCGACTGTCTCTATGCTGGCTATGTGGGGTGGCTTCATGGTGAAGACCTGCGGCGCAGCCTAGACGCCCTGCGGGGTGAGCCTGAGCTTTTAGAAAAACCAATCCTTTAACCTCAGTTCGATGGCATCCTCTGGAGCAGAAAAGTTAGCTATATCCCCTGCGGGGACGATTCACATGAAAGTTTTTAAGATCCGGCTAACGGAGGTTAGCGTTGTAGCCTCGAGGGGTGATTAGCCAGGGGCCGTGGCGCTGGGTGCTCTGGTTGCCAATTAACACCACCGTCAGCATATCGATGGGGGCCTCTAGGAGGTTGGCTAAGGTGGTGCGATGGATAGTTTCATCGGGTCGGTAGACCGATTTCACCACCGCTACAGGGGTGGTCGGGGCGCGGTGAGCCATCAAAATGCGGTGGGCGATCGCGACTTGCTCGGTGCGAGTTTTAGATTTGGGATTGTAGAGTGCCACCACAAAATCGGCCTGGGCCGCCGCCTCCAGCCGTTTCACAATCACCTCCCAGGGAGTCAGCAGATCGCTGAGGCTAATGGCACAGAAGTCGTGCATGAGAGGGGCTCCTACCCGCGCCGCCGCCGCCTGCAGGGCTGAAATTCCGGGAAAGACTTCGATCGAAGGCGTTGCCCCATCCCAGCCGGTGGCCTGGAGTTGCTCTAGCACCAGCCCCGCCATGCCATAGATACCGCAGTCACCCGACGACACGACCGCTACGCTCAGCCCCCAGCGAGCCAGGTCAATGGCGCGATCGGCCCGCTGGCGCTCTTGGGTGATGGGCCAGGGTTCAACGATTTGGCCAGGGCGGCACAGGGGGCGAATTTGGTCGATGTAGAGGCCGTAGCCAATGACCACATCGGCCCGAGCAATCGCCTGTTTGGCGGCGGGAGTGATTTGGTTCAAGTCGCCGGGGCCGGTGCCTACCAGCGCTAGATGGCCAGGGTGGGGAATGTACTCGCGCTCGGCCTGGGCGATCGCCACTGTCACGGCCCCCGGCTGCCCTTCCAGCCGCACCACCTGCTTGGCCACCCGCAGTTGGCCGCCCCCCGCCCCCGTTGCAGCCAAAATGGCAGCGGCCTCGGCCACGCTAGGGGTCTGCACCGCCTGTTCCACCACCGTGGACGGGTTGGGCACCGGAATGGCCTTCAGCTCCTCGGCGGTAAAGCAGCGTAGAGGCCACTGGCGTTCGGTGCAGAGGGCGACTAACCCCACTTCATCGGCTTTGAGGTCAAGACTGGCAATGCCTGCGATCGCCTCTAAGGCAAAGTGCCCGGCCCGACACACCCGCTCGATCGCCGCCGCAATCACAGTCTGGGGCGTGCCCCGTTCGCAACCTACCCCCACCCATAATACGCGGGGGTGCCACTGGGCCTTGGGCAAGGTGCCGTCGGGAGCAAACCGCCGCTGAATCGGACTAATCCAGAGCCTTGCCACCGGAGATTTTACCGCCTCAAACACCAAGGGATGGCCCTCTGGCAAATGGTCTTGCCAGAGCGTAGAACCAGCCTCTTGAAAAATTTCGACGGGTTTACCGTGGGCGATCGCGGCACTCACCCCTGTCCAGTCACCGCTGCCCTTGCTCCAGCCAAAGGGCACCCCCAGCACATCCACCCCTGGCAGGCCGTGGGCTGGAGAGGATCCAGTAATTACTGGCACGGCCCCAAGCAGATGGGCGACCTGACGAGTGAGGGCATCCCCACCGCCCTGGTGCCCGCCGCAGAG is a genomic window of Nodosilinea sp. E11 containing:
- a CDS encoding sulfurtransferase, with product MTYTRNLVTADWLAHHLDDPRVVVVDCRFALADPTQGQHQYADSHIAGAWYLDLNQAMSSSVQAHGGRHPLPDFNTFSDRLTAMGVVSEGPGATLVVAYDDSRFAFAARLWWLLRYLGHDDVAVLDGGWSGWVQGGYPTSSERPMPRTGCFVPAPRADWIVDIDTVRRRKDDEGVMLIDSRSPERYRGEVEPIDPVAGSIPGAVNYFWQDVSETNGLMKSPATLAQHWADIDEAEEVIVYCGSGVTACVNLLSQTVAGRPMAKLYPGGWSDWCSYP
- a CDS encoding HdeD family acid-resistance protein; translated protein: MVIDPQLSTEVKAATGWVMALSLGLMLLGVVAILMPGVALTVFTAAIGWLVLVSGILQIVQAFKAQPLKGLWLNLVVGALYVIAGLYIGFNPVKSAVVFAFALGLLFIAEGFFTIAMAFVYRVGHKLSWFVAINGILTLILGILVFNRWPFGAMWLIGLYVGISLLLSGGSLLSAALATRKTLT
- a CDS encoding alpha/beta hydrolase, whose protein sequence is MPRPYLLFTQHGWADTNQSMMALATALTAKDEAQIMAPCLDYAMTWLRIAPLIDQVETLATATLAQQPELPLRIVGHSMGGLIWLEVLNRHPDWWDRVDFLVLVASPVGGADLGRILDPLKVGLGVAADLGKDRRPLAGRIAAAINTLTIAGDIDGGSDGTITVESTRVPNAQFVYLPGLSHAAMRCHPQVIEHIQDFWAGKRLSEPLIPHPLVNRLRQIPGMTDAHLRDFARSTPWHTFTDGTSIHLWRSPFGIDHVFLASAQGDCLYAGYVGWLHGEDLRRSLDALRGEPELLEKPIL
- the cobJ gene encoding precorrin-3B C(17)-methyltransferase; translated protein: MSSFAAIAVTPAGFKSLLPLVTGLPADLWVSPSLVADAEALGVTVQVCDRSLKDTLVDLWTAYDGVIFALATGAVVRLIAPLLTDKATDPAVLVVAETGDQVISLCGGHQGGGDALTRQVAHLLGAVPVITGSSPAHGLPGVDVLGVPFGWSKGSGDWTGVSAAIAHGKPVEIFQEAGSTLWQDHLPEGHPLVFEAVKSPVARLWISPIQRRFAPDGTLPKAQWHPRVLWVGVGCERGTPQTVIAAAIERVCRAGHFALEAIAGIASLDLKADEVGLVALCTERQWPLRCFTAEELKAIPVPNPSTVVEQAVQTPSVAEAAAILAATGAGGGQLRVAKQVVRLEGQPGAVTVAIAQAEREYIPHPGHLALVGTGPGDLNQITPAAKQAIARADVVIGYGLYIDQIRPLCRPGQIVEPWPITQERQRADRAIDLARWGLSVAVVSSGDCGIYGMAGLVLEQLQATGWDGATPSIEVFPGISALQAAAARVGAPLMHDFCAISLSDLLTPWEVIVKRLEAAAQADFVVALYNPKSKTRTEQVAIAHRILMAHRAPTTPVAVVKSVYRPDETIHRTTLANLLEAPIDMLTVVLIGNQSTQRHGPWLITPRGYNANLR